In Pedobacter sp. W3I1, one DNA window encodes the following:
- a CDS encoding winged helix-turn-helix domain-containing protein: protein MSDNRNFISGKSKYLYVLILLSFIAVICAAFSMTDSAGFDIARREVLLRRIGHELLLLSGDSISRVLPVNKIAENEYQIRFEKELTFQPGLLVNTIRRLLAKDPLASDYVVNVLNSGNSSVAYGYAISKNKKDEIVACIGRVQPKARYMINIKFKPTGVNITKKGYILGSLPFLAFVGFIFLRAIKPRRAILNDQRANVFTLGSVLFDAKERQLVINKKVIDLTGTETRLLLIFALSPNQTIERSRLQKEIWEDEGVIVGRSLDMFISKLRKKLELDPNINIVVIRSKGYKLEYR, encoded by the coding sequence ATGTCTGATAACCGAAATTTCATTTCAGGGAAAAGCAAGTACCTGTACGTATTGATATTACTTTCGTTTATCGCTGTAATCTGCGCAGCTTTCAGTATGACTGACAGTGCCGGCTTTGATATCGCCAGAAGAGAAGTTTTGCTCCGCAGGATCGGACATGAACTACTCCTCCTGTCGGGCGACAGCATATCACGGGTGCTGCCGGTAAACAAGATCGCAGAAAATGAATATCAAATCAGGTTTGAGAAGGAGCTTACTTTTCAGCCGGGCTTACTGGTAAATACTATACGCCGTTTGTTGGCCAAAGACCCGCTTGCAAGTGATTATGTTGTCAACGTTCTGAATAGTGGCAACTCCAGTGTAGCCTATGGATACGCTATATCAAAAAATAAAAAAGATGAGATTGTAGCATGTATAGGAAGAGTGCAACCTAAAGCACGTTACATGATTAACATTAAATTTAAACCGACAGGGGTAAATATCACAAAGAAAGGATATATTCTGGGTAGCCTGCCATTTTTAGCATTTGTTGGTTTTATTTTTTTGAGAGCTATTAAACCCAGAAGAGCCATACTTAACGATCAGCGCGCCAATGTATTCACGTTAGGATCGGTCTTGTTTGATGCGAAGGAACGGCAGTTGGTAATAAATAAAAAGGTCATAGACCTGACTGGGACTGAAACCCGTCTGCTGCTTATTTTCGCGTTGTCTCCTAACCAGACGATAGAGAGAAGCCGGCTGCAAAAAGAGATCTGGGAAGATGAAGGAGTTATTGTAGGGCGGAGCCTGGATATGTTCATATCAAAACTTAGAAAAAAACTGGAACTTGATCCGAATATCAACATTGTTGTTATACGCAGCAAGGGATATAAGCTTGAATACCGTTAA
- a CDS encoding glycoside hydrolase family 97 protein yields MKSLFLSLSLILVFRPIGYAQQVLSPNKKIKVVVEMQQAGQEGLGQPHFKVLYKKESAYIEVLPSSPLGISREDQQFVSNLRFVKEGKAVAVHDQYKMLTGKRKFCENFGTEKTFYYKNSSGQPLKITFKVYNDGVVFRYRFPNRPGSIISIKDEATAYVIPAGTERWMQPYNQAYEDFFLHSTTGTNEKKNSDWGYPALYKVNHQSLWVLLSEAGVSKENCAARLNNKQNNSIYKVTYPAAKKNLLGGDVSSLPWKSQWHVMIIGELADLVQSTLITDVSEPSTLKDSKWIEPGSAAWVYWAYNHGSKDYKKVIEYIDLAVKMHWPYVLIDWEWDVMSNGGKLEDALSYAKSKGIKTLLWYNSGTDWLEPTPVDRLLTKEKREKEFSWLKSIGVSGIKVDFFAGDQQDMMKYYIAILEDAAKYRLLVNFHGATVPRGWARTYPNLMTTEAVYGAEWYNNNSILTDKAAAHNTTLPFTRNIIGSMDYTPVTFSDSQHEHKTSFAHELALAVVFESGLQHFADRPSAFYHLAEGPQHFLKGFPTTWDETKLIEGYPGEMVVMARRKGKLWYVAGLNGKDTPQTLHLSFKFLGNSAYTFDLFKDGADVKSIKSETKSVKRSDIQQIQCLPRGGFTGVIYSL; encoded by the coding sequence ATGAAAAGTCTTTTTTTAAGTCTGAGCCTTATCCTCGTCTTCAGACCGATAGGGTATGCCCAACAGGTTTTGTCTCCCAATAAAAAGATTAAAGTGGTTGTGGAAATGCAACAAGCTGGTCAGGAAGGCTTGGGTCAGCCTCATTTTAAGGTGCTGTATAAAAAAGAAAGCGCTTATATTGAGGTGCTGCCAAGCTCACCACTAGGTATTTCAAGAGAAGATCAGCAATTTGTGTCAAATCTTAGATTTGTTAAGGAAGGGAAGGCCGTTGCTGTTCATGATCAGTATAAAATGCTAACCGGAAAGCGCAAGTTTTGTGAGAATTTTGGGACTGAAAAAACATTCTATTATAAAAATTCGTCCGGTCAACCTCTAAAGATTACTTTCAAAGTTTATAACGATGGCGTTGTGTTCAGATATCGCTTTCCCAATCGCCCGGGCTCTATTATCTCCATTAAAGATGAAGCAACAGCCTATGTAATTCCTGCAGGCACTGAAAGATGGATGCAGCCATATAATCAGGCTTATGAGGATTTTTTTCTACATTCTACCACTGGGACTAATGAAAAAAAGAATAGCGACTGGGGATATCCGGCGTTATATAAGGTTAATCATCAATCCTTATGGGTACTCCTTTCCGAGGCTGGTGTTAGCAAGGAGAATTGTGCAGCCAGGCTGAATAATAAACAAAATAATAGCATATATAAAGTAACTTATCCTGCCGCAAAAAAGAACCTGTTAGGCGGAGATGTTTCCAGCCTCCCCTGGAAATCACAGTGGCATGTAATGATAATAGGAGAGCTGGCCGATCTGGTACAAAGTACATTGATTACTGATGTAAGCGAACCTTCTACCCTTAAAGATAGCAAATGGATTGAACCTGGAAGCGCAGCATGGGTATATTGGGCATATAATCATGGTTCAAAGGATTACAAGAAAGTAATTGAATATATCGATCTCGCGGTAAAAATGCACTGGCCATATGTACTTATCGATTGGGAATGGGATGTAATGTCTAACGGGGGAAAGCTGGAAGATGCGCTGAGTTATGCCAAAAGTAAGGGCATCAAAACGCTCTTATGGTACAATTCAGGTACCGATTGGCTTGAGCCAACTCCGGTAGACAGGCTGTTAACAAAAGAGAAAAGAGAAAAGGAATTTTCCTGGCTGAAAAGTATTGGCGTTTCAGGTATTAAGGTTGATTTTTTTGCAGGAGACCAGCAGGATATGATGAAATATTATATTGCCATTCTTGAAGATGCGGCAAAATACCGTTTACTGGTTAACTTTCACGGGGCTACAGTACCTCGCGGTTGGGCCCGTACTTACCCCAACTTAATGACTACGGAAGCAGTTTACGGGGCAGAATGGTATAACAATAACTCAATCTTAACGGATAAAGCTGCTGCGCATAACACCACGCTTCCATTTACCCGTAATATAATCGGTTCGATGGACTATACGCCGGTAACGTTTTCAGATTCGCAGCATGAGCATAAAACTTCCTTTGCCCACGAGCTGGCATTGGCGGTGGTTTTTGAATCCGGTTTACAGCATTTTGCAGACAGACCCTCTGCTTTTTATCATCTGGCTGAAGGACCTCAGCATTTTTTAAAAGGTTTTCCTACAACCTGGGATGAAACCAAACTGATTGAAGGCTACCCGGGTGAAATGGTTGTGATGGCAAGAAGAAAAGGTAAACTTTGGTATGTCGCCGGTCTTAACGGAAAAGACACCCCACAAACACTCCATCTAAGTTTTAAATTTCTAGGTAATTCAGCTTATACTTTCGATCTTTTCAAAGACGGAGCAGATGTCAAGTCGATTAAGAGTGAAACCAAAAGTGTTAAAAGATCAGATATACAGCAAATTCAGTGTCTTCCCCGAGGTGGATTTACAGGGGTAATCTACAGTTTGTAA
- a CDS encoding beta-glucosidase, with product MKSILLTITVICASLLAGAQQKQPIYLDLGQPIEVRVKNALSLMTPEEKVSLCYAQSKFSSKGVPRLGIPEVWTDDGPHGIREEVLWDEWGGANWTNDSCTAFPALTCLAASFNPKLSLLYGQSIGEEARYRNKTVLLGPGVNIYRTPLNGRNFEYMGEDPYLSSRMVVPYIQGVQSKGVAACIKHFALNNQEEWRGHINVDLSDRALNEIYLPAFKAAVQEARVWSIMGSYNQFRGQHCCHNDLLLNQILKKDWAFDGVVISDWGGVHSTDQAVNNGLDLEMGTYTDGLTTKGKFPYSAYYLANPFLKGIKEGKYDIALLDDKARRILRLIFRTTMSQNRPFGRFVSPEHSEAARKIAQEGIVLLKNENKFFPVPGGKFKKIAVIGENADRSLVIGGGSSSLKVAYEKSPLAGLIAKYGEDHIVYSLGYASGPSVYGREEPSRLNADSLVAAAIEVARQADIVLFIGGLNKNHFQDCEGGDRRSLGLPFGQDKLIDALLKVNKNTAVVLLSGNAVSMPWINNVPAIVQGWYLGSEAGNALADVISGEVNPSGKLPFSFPKKLEDNAAHFYGRLSYPGDSVNQFYKEDILVGYRWFDTKKILPQFSFGYGLSYTSFDLGPLSSDKQLYSKNDIIRISFTVKNTGAKYGAEVAQLYVHDPVCTVPRPVKELKAFEKVFLKPGETKTVEVRLKVEDLAFYDETKKNWNIEAGDFILQLGNSSNHISQKLKITVN from the coding sequence ATGAAATCAATATTATTAACGATAACCGTTATATGCGCTTCTTTATTGGCGGGCGCACAACAAAAACAGCCAATTTATCTTGATTTAGGCCAGCCAATTGAGGTGCGGGTTAAAAATGCACTTTCACTAATGACCCCTGAAGAGAAAGTGTCTCTTTGTTATGCGCAATCAAAATTCAGTTCAAAAGGCGTACCCCGTTTGGGCATACCTGAAGTTTGGACTGACGATGGACCACATGGAATCCGTGAGGAAGTTTTATGGGATGAATGGGGAGGAGCGAACTGGACGAATGACTCTTGTACCGCGTTTCCGGCACTTACCTGTTTGGCAGCTTCCTTTAACCCTAAATTATCTTTGCTTTATGGCCAGTCAATTGGAGAGGAAGCCCGTTATCGAAATAAAACAGTGCTGTTGGGACCTGGTGTAAATATTTACCGTACCCCGTTAAACGGACGGAATTTTGAATATATGGGTGAAGATCCTTACCTCAGTTCCCGTATGGTGGTACCTTACATTCAGGGTGTTCAGTCTAAGGGGGTAGCTGCCTGTATAAAACATTTTGCCCTAAACAATCAAGAAGAATGGCGTGGCCATATCAATGTTGATTTAAGCGACCGTGCACTAAATGAAATTTATTTGCCAGCTTTCAAGGCTGCTGTCCAAGAAGCCAGGGTGTGGTCTATAATGGGTTCGTATAACCAGTTTAGAGGCCAGCATTGTTGCCATAACGACCTGCTTTTGAACCAAATTCTAAAGAAAGATTGGGCATTTGATGGAGTAGTAATTAGCGACTGGGGTGGTGTTCATAGTACCGATCAGGCAGTTAACAATGGGCTCGACCTGGAAATGGGTACCTATACCGATGGTTTAACAACAAAAGGAAAGTTTCCGTACTCAGCATACTATCTGGCTAATCCTTTCCTTAAAGGGATTAAAGAAGGGAAATATGACATCGCTTTGCTTGATGATAAAGCACGCCGCATCCTTCGTTTGATTTTCCGCACCACAATGAGCCAGAACAGGCCCTTTGGCCGTTTCGTTTCTCCTGAACATAGCGAGGCAGCCCGTAAAATCGCCCAGGAAGGAATTGTACTTTTAAAGAATGAAAACAAGTTTTTTCCTGTTCCAGGTGGAAAATTCAAAAAAATTGCAGTCATCGGAGAAAATGCTGATCGGAGCCTGGTCATCGGCGGAGGGTCATCATCACTGAAGGTGGCTTATGAAAAATCACCCTTAGCAGGGCTGATCGCTAAATATGGAGAAGACCATATTGTTTACAGTCTCGGTTATGCTTCGGGGCCATCAGTTTATGGGCGCGAGGAGCCATCCAGGCTAAATGCCGATTCTTTGGTAGCTGCCGCAATTGAGGTGGCCAGGCAAGCAGATATTGTCCTTTTTATCGGAGGGCTTAATAAAAATCATTTTCAGGATTGTGAAGGTGGCGACCGCCGCTCGTTAGGCCTTCCCTTTGGACAGGATAAACTAATTGATGCCTTGCTGAAAGTGAATAAAAATACAGCAGTAGTACTGCTCAGCGGCAATGCAGTGTCAATGCCATGGATAAACAATGTGCCTGCTATTGTGCAAGGGTGGTACCTGGGCTCTGAAGCTGGAAATGCATTGGCAGATGTGATTTCGGGGGAGGTAAACCCTTCTGGCAAACTGCCGTTCTCTTTTCCCAAAAAATTAGAGGATAATGCTGCACATTTTTATGGTAGACTTTCCTATCCTGGTGATAGTGTTAACCAATTCTATAAAGAAGATATTCTGGTAGGATACCGCTGGTTTGATACCAAAAAAATATTACCTCAATTTTCATTCGGTTATGGTCTTTCCTACACCAGCTTCGATTTAGGACCACTGTCATCAGATAAACAATTATATAGCAAAAACGATATCATCCGGATTTCATTTACCGTTAAAAATACCGGTGCAAAATATGGTGCTGAGGTTGCCCAATTATATGTACATGATCCGGTATGTACGGTACCACGCCCCGTGAAAGAGCTGAAAGCCTTTGAGAAAGTATTTTTGAAGCCTGGTGAAACTAAAACAGTAGAAGTTCGATTAAAAGTAGAAGATTTGGCTTTTTATGATGAAACTAAGAAGAATTGGAATATTGAGGCAGGTGATTTTATACTGCAGTTAGGCAACTCATCAAACCACATTTCTCAAAAATTGAAAATAACGGTAAATTAG
- a CDS encoding TIM-barrel domain-containing protein codes for MKRFSFFMLLLLVTTKLLAVDAVETLQDGIKVHPKAGAARTIEINVVNSRIIRVQASPENVIPQVASLCVVPGLKPTVPFKVTKNTSFAQLSTHDITVKISLISGQISFTDKTGKVLLQEVKRTFSPFNVENDKGYTFQQVFSGTSGEAIYGLGQHQSDDFNYKHKSEDLFQYNTKVSVPFIMSTKNYGILWDNYSQSKYGDPRDYKDLNQFSLFDKEGKEGFLTATYTNKGSATIVRQESAIDYENLTTVKKFPVDFNFNNGSVVWEGSILPNHTDIYKFSLYYAGYTKVWLDGKLVVPERWRTSWNPNTFRFSFPLTKGKRTKVRLEWKPDGGVSYVGLKALSSSPIEKNGNISFWSEMGDKMDYYFVAGKNMDEVISGYRTLTGKASIMPKWAMGFWQSRERYKTQDELLEVLSEYRKRKIPLDNIVLDWNYWPENAWGSHQFDLKRFPDAKGMVDSVHKENANIMISVWPKFYTTTDHFKQFSQKGWMYMQAVQDSVRDWIGSGYVGSFYDAYNPDAQKLFWKQMKDNLYVKGFDAWWMDASEPNVRDCTDMDYRKKLCGPTALGSSSKYFNAYALMNAKAIYEGQRETENNKRVFLLTRSGFSGLQRYSTATWSGDIASRWEDLKAQIPAGLNFAMSGIPFWTMDIGGFCVEKRYVEGQNAFDTTGTENADLKEWRELNLRWFQFGAFCPLFRSHGQFPYREIYNLAPEGHPVYKSLIYYDELRYRLMPYIYSLAGMAYHKDYTLMRSLAMDYTADQQTYGVSDQFLFGSGLMVCPVYSYKARSREVYFPEGNRWYDFYSEKQIEGGQKLSIEAPLERIPLFVPAGTILPVGAVMQYSSEKKPDNIEIRVYKGRDGKFSLYEDEGNNYNYEKGAFSTIDFEYSNAKDVLVINKRKGNFQGMLTNRTFRVVIIGKTNAAPKIIRYDGNQTIVKL; via the coding sequence ATGAAACGATTTTCTTTTTTTATGCTATTGTTGCTTGTTACAACAAAACTGCTTGCAGTAGATGCTGTTGAAACACTACAGGACGGTATAAAGGTGCATCCAAAGGCAGGAGCAGCCAGGACAATTGAAATAAATGTTGTTAACAGCCGGATTATACGGGTGCAGGCCTCACCCGAAAATGTTATTCCTCAGGTGGCAAGCCTTTGCGTAGTGCCCGGGCTTAAACCAACAGTTCCCTTTAAGGTGACAAAAAATACTTCATTTGCACAACTATCTACTCATGACATTACTGTAAAAATTTCCCTGATTTCGGGTCAGATCTCTTTCACCGATAAGACCGGAAAGGTACTGCTTCAGGAGGTTAAAAGAACCTTCAGTCCTTTTAATGTAGAAAACGATAAAGGCTATACTTTCCAGCAAGTCTTTTCGGGCACATCTGGCGAGGCCATTTATGGCCTTGGGCAGCATCAGTCTGATGATTTTAATTATAAACATAAAAGCGAAGATCTTTTTCAGTACAATACCAAAGTTTCAGTGCCGTTCATTATGTCAACAAAAAATTATGGCATCCTGTGGGACAATTATTCGCAGAGTAAATACGGTGATCCCAGAGATTACAAAGACCTGAACCAGTTTAGCCTTTTTGATAAAGAAGGGAAGGAAGGTTTTCTGACGGCAACCTATACCAATAAAGGCAGTGCAACTATTGTTCGTCAGGAGTCAGCTATTGATTATGAAAATCTGACAACAGTGAAGAAATTTCCCGTAGATTTTAATTTTAATAATGGTTCTGTAGTTTGGGAAGGATCGATCCTTCCCAACCATACAGATATTTATAAATTCAGTCTATACTATGCGGGTTATACCAAAGTATGGCTTGACGGAAAATTGGTGGTGCCTGAACGTTGGCGTACTTCCTGGAACCCCAATACTTTCAGATTTTCCTTCCCGCTAACAAAAGGAAAACGAACCAAAGTAAGACTGGAGTGGAAACCCGATGGAGGCGTTTCCTATGTTGGCCTTAAGGCACTTTCTTCCTCTCCGATAGAAAAAAATGGTAATATATCCTTCTGGTCAGAAATGGGTGATAAAATGGACTATTATTTCGTAGCCGGTAAAAACATGGACGAGGTAATAAGTGGTTACCGCACGCTGACGGGCAAGGCTAGCATTATGCCAAAATGGGCAATGGGCTTTTGGCAAAGTCGCGAGCGCTATAAAACTCAGGATGAGCTGCTAGAGGTGTTAAGTGAATACCGGAAGCGTAAAATTCCGCTGGATAATATTGTGCTTGACTGGAATTATTGGCCCGAAAATGCTTGGGGAAGCCATCAATTTGACCTGAAACGCTTTCCGGATGCTAAAGGGATGGTAGATTCGGTACATAAAGAAAATGCAAATATTATGATTTCAGTATGGCCTAAATTCTATACCACAACAGATCATTTTAAACAGTTTAGTCAAAAGGGATGGATGTATATGCAGGCCGTGCAAGACAGTGTACGCGATTGGATAGGTTCAGGATATGTAGGATCTTTTTATGATGCCTACAACCCAGATGCCCAAAAGCTCTTTTGGAAACAGATGAAAGATAACCTGTACGTAAAGGGTTTCGATGCCTGGTGGATGGATGCTTCTGAACCCAATGTACGTGATTGTACTGATATGGATTACCGCAAGAAATTGTGTGGACCTACCGCCCTCGGATCTTCTTCGAAATATTTCAATGCCTACGCCCTGATGAATGCCAAGGCAATTTATGAAGGTCAGCGTGAAACCGAAAATAACAAAAGGGTATTTTTGTTAACAAGGTCAGGCTTTTCAGGTCTGCAAAGGTACTCTACTGCTACCTGGAGCGGAGATATTGCATCAAGATGGGAAGACCTTAAAGCGCAGATCCCTGCAGGCCTTAATTTTGCCATGTCTGGTATTCCCTTCTGGACGATGGACATTGGCGGCTTCTGCGTAGAGAAACGTTATGTTGAAGGCCAAAATGCTTTTGACACTACAGGCACTGAAAATGCTGATCTGAAAGAATGGCGTGAACTGAACCTGCGTTGGTTTCAGTTTGGGGCATTCTGTCCGCTCTTCCGTAGTCATGGTCAGTTCCCTTACCGCGAAATCTATAATCTGGCACCCGAGGGTCATCCGGTTTATAAAAGCCTTATTTACTATGATGAACTCCGCTACCGCCTGATGCCTTACATTTATTCACTGGCGGGAATGGCCTATCATAAGGATTATACTTTAATGAGATCGCTTGCGATGGACTATACCGCTGATCAGCAGACCTACGGCGTAAGCGACCAGTTTCTTTTTGGTTCAGGCCTAATGGTTTGTCCTGTTTATAGTTACAAAGCCCGTAGCCGCGAAGTTTATTTCCCTGAAGGAAACCGTTGGTATGATTTCTATAGCGAAAAACAGATAGAAGGTGGCCAAAAGTTAAGTATAGAAGCTCCACTTGAGCGCATCCCTCTTTTTGTTCCTGCGGGTACCATTTTGCCTGTTGGAGCGGTAATGCAGTATAGTTCGGAAAAGAAACCCGATAATATTGAGATTCGCGTTTACAAAGGCAGGGATGGAAAGTTTAGTTTATACGAAGATGAAGGCAATAACTATAATTACGAAAAGGGTGCTTTCTCTACCATTGATTTTGAATATTCCAACGCTAAAGACGTCCTGGTCATCAATAAACGCAAAGGTAATTTCCAGGGCATGCTAACCAACAGAACTTTCCGTGTTGTTATTATCGGCAAAACAAATGCAGCGCCGAAAATCATTCGTTACGATGGTAACCAAACAATAGTAAAGTTATAA